A single region of the Ascaphus truei isolate aAscTru1 chromosome 6, aAscTru1.hap1, whole genome shotgun sequence genome encodes:
- the LOC142497560 gene encoding uncharacterized protein LOC142497560 isoform X2: MSFQVSTMQLLAEAHNHEEGWFQKQMCALVLKAGSDQGSLGSREDARGQGGSHATCAEAWPSSSDEGGPSYGAREALVVQKGKSGTAGTRSTSLCGAGTSSTARKRSGPRVELAVRGLEDKSLGAGPDRRFKTPPGTGASKNFVVIWIVGDSMVHWAGKRANSRPYGKNLGLSMEQVEVTWWGMRGMRWGRLFPLLISRARGRRAPDIIIIHVGGNDMAKLRSIDLFQQIKQDLARMLTFWPGVQLVWSEIICRLVWKGARIPGRVNKTRKRLNRMVGNFVVQCGGWVIRHPQFSFKLGGWFREDGVQLSDVGVDMFNNELQEGLEEVIRGMAVRV, translated from the exons ATGTCCTTTCAGGTCAGCACCATGCAGCTTTTGGCGGAGGCGCACAACCATGAGGAAGGATGGTTTCAAAAACAGATGTGTGCACTAGTGCTGAAAGCTGGGAGTGATCAAGGAAGTTTGGGCAGTCGTGAAGACGCGAGAGGACAGGGTGGTTCCCATGCTACCTGCGCTGAGGCGTGGCCATCATCAAGTGATGAAGGGGGTCCTAGTTACGGAGCACGGGAGGCGTTGGTGGTGCAGAAGG GTAAATCTGGAACGGCCGGGACGCGGTCGACCTCGCTTTGTGGCGCTGGTACGTCGTCCACGGCTCGCAAGCGGTCCGGGCCTCGGGTTGAGCTTGCTGTCAGAGGCTTAGAGGACAAGAGTCTTGGGgcaggtcccgacaggcggttcaaAACACCGCCGGGGACTGGGGCATCGAAGA ATTTCGTGGTAATTTGGATCGTGGGAGATTCAATGGTACACTGGGCGGGGAAGAGGGCGAATTCGCGCCCCTACGGAAAGAATTTAGGGTTGAGTATGGAGCAGGTGGAGGTAACgtggtgggggatgagagggatgcgGTGGGGACGGCTTTTTCCGCTGTTAATTTCTAGGGCCAGGGGTAGGAGGGCACCGGATATCATCATTATTCATGTTGGGGGTAATGATATGGCAAAATTGCGGTCGATTGATTTATTTCAGCAGATTAAGCAAGATTTGGCGCGCATGTTAACGTTTTGGCCAGGGGTGCAATTAGTTTGGTCCGAGATAATATGCAGGTTGGTTTGGAAAGGTGCGCGTATCCCGGGGAGAGTTAACAAGACgaggaagaggttaaacaggaTGGTGGGGAATTTCGTGGTTCAATGTGGGGGTTGGGTCATTCGTCACCCGCAGTTTAGTTTTAAATTGGGTGGATGGTTTAGGGAAGATGGGGTACAGTTGTCGGATGTCGGGGTGGACATGTTTAATAATGAGTTACAGGAAGGTTTGGAAGAGGTCATAaggggtatggcggtacgggtctga
- the LOC142497560 gene encoding uncharacterized protein LOC142497560 isoform X1, with protein MSFQVSTMQLLAEAHNHEEGWFQKQMCALVLKAGSDQGSLGSREDARGQGGSHATCAEAWPSSSDEGGPSYGAREALVVQKGKSGTAGTRSTSLCGAGTSSTARKRSGPRVELAVRGLEDKSLGAGPDRRFKTPPGTGASKSKRKRVACLGNKSVTLPGIVSSPGPQVLELGLAGDAEARMISAVVKGVQLALLPMTMLLSTKQAVEACKSSERQGRSDSVLDGGSNRGTVGGELAQVSLGVERMWKSVFFLARSVIGRRHLGFWRALRGKRIRIYARRFLSIQDTIRKAFQKHGGSSFRGSNSLKGVWREHFQVRTSGRGRAGGKQSGVCWRYNESRCNFENCRF; from the exons ATGTCCTTTCAGGTCAGCACCATGCAGCTTTTGGCGGAGGCGCACAACCATGAGGAAGGATGGTTTCAAAAACAGATGTGTGCACTAGTGCTGAAAGCTGGGAGTGATCAAGGAAGTTTGGGCAGTCGTGAAGACGCGAGAGGACAGGGTGGTTCCCATGCTACCTGCGCTGAGGCGTGGCCATCATCAAGTGATGAAGGGGGTCCTAGTTACGGAGCACGGGAGGCGTTGGTGGTGCAGAAGG GTAAATCTGGAACGGCCGGGACGCGGTCGACCTCGCTTTGTGGCGCTGGTACGTCGTCCACGGCTCGCAAGCGGTCCGGGCCTCGGGTTGAGCTTGCTGTCAGAGGCTTAGAGGACAAGAGTCTTGGGgcaggtcccgacaggcggttcaaAACACCGCCGGGGACTGGGGCATCGAAGAGTAAGCGAAAAAGAGTTGCTTGTTTGGGAAATAAGAGTGTTACCTTGCCGGGCATTGTTAGCTCCCCTGGGCCACAGGTGTTGGAGTTGGGGTTAGCGGGCGATGCTGAGGCAAGAATGATTAGTGCGGTGGTTAAGGGCGTTCAGTTAGCTTTATTGCCGATGACAATGTTATTATCCACTAAGCAAGCAGTGGAGGCATGCAAGTCAAGTGAGCGGCAGGGGAGGTCAGATTCAGTGCTTGACGGGGGGAGCAACCGTGGAACAGTTGGTGGAGAGTTGGCTCAGGTGTCTTTGGGTGTGGAGAGGATGTGGAAAAGCGTCTTTTTCCTCGCACGTTCAGTAATTGGTCGCAGGCATTTGGGATTTTGGCGGGCGTTGCGGGGGAAAAGGATCCGCATTTATGCTCGGCGCTTTTTAAGTATTCAGGATACGATTAGAAAAGCGTTTCAGAAACACGGGGGGTCGTCCTTTCGTGGGTCAAATAGCCTCAAAGGGGTCTGGCGGGAGCATTTTCAGGTGCGCACATCAGGGAGAGGGCGTGCAGGTGGGAAGCAGTCGGGGGTATGTTGGCGTTACAACGAGTCAAGATGCAATTTTGAGAATTGTAGATTCTAA